A stretch of DNA from Cytobacillus sp. IB215665:
AAAGAGGCAAAGGGGCTGAGAAGGAAAATGAGGAAGATAGTATGGCTGTTTTTTGTACTTAGTGTTCTTCTTGCACTTGTAGGTTGTGGGAATAAATCGCAAGAAGATGTTGTAAACGCACTAGACTCGAAGGTTGAAGACATGAAGGGTTATAAAACTGAAGCTAAGATGACCATTCAAACTGGAGATGAACCACAAGTTTATGATGTAGAGATTTGGCATCAAAAGCCGGATAATTATCGTGTCAATTTAAGAAATACTGAAAGAGATCAAAGTCAAATGATTCTGCGAAATGATGAAGGTGTATTTGTTCTAACCCCAGCGTTAAATAAAAGTTATCGATTCCAAAGTGACTGGCCAAACAACAGTAGTCAGCCGTACCTTTATGAATCAATCGTCAATGATATTATGCAAGACACAGAAGCGACATTTGAAGCAAAAGATCAATTTTACGTATTTGAGACAAAAACGAACTATCAAAACCATAAAATGCTACCTAGGCAAGAAATTACAATTAATAAAAAAGACTTGTCACCATCAGTTGTAAAAGTGATGGACCCTGATTATAAGCCTTTAATAACTATTGAATTTGGGAAGATGGAATTTAACCCTAGTTTTGATGAAGATGCTTTTGATACGAAGAAGAATATGACTGCTGCGAGACTAGATGATTTATCAATTGTTAGTTCGACTGACTTATCCTTTCCGGTATACTATCCGAGTGATCAACTCGTCGGTGTAACACAACAAGAAGAAGTGACAGTTGAAACAGAAAACGGGAAACGAATCATAATGACATACGGTGGTGAGAAGTCTTATACATTGATTCAGGAACAAGCATTTGATGTTCCAGCAATGAGTGCTGCAACGATTATGAATGGTGATATTGTCAGCTTAGGAGACTTCACAATTGGAGCTTTAACAAATAATAGTCTGACTTGGACGTATAACGGGGTTGATTTTATGCTCGCTTCTGAAGATTTAACTCAGGATGAAATGATCATGATTGCGAGTTCTGTTAAGAATCAATCAATTAAATAGGAAAACCCCAAACAGGCTCTACAATACACGCTAGGCCTGTTTTCTTTTACTTGACAAAGTAAGATATACAGCTAATAATCATTTATACTAATGGTAATATAAGCAGAAAGGGTTTTGTTGATTTTGTCAACTTTTCACAGAGATACATGGGTAGAGATAAATTTGGATCATATCCATGATAATGTTCAAGCTATGAGAAATCACATAGCGGATGATGTCCAAATTATAGCAGTCGTAAAAGCAAATGCATACGGTCATGGTTATACTCAAGTTGCACGTACAGCACTTGAAGCTGGAGCCACCATGTTAGCTGTTGCTTTTATGGATGAAGCGATATTTTTAAGAAAGCATGGTATTCAAGCCCCGATCTTAGTAATGGGCGCTACAAGGCCTGAGGACCTATCAGATGCTATAAAATTTAATGTTATTATTACTATATTTCAAGCAGATTGGTTACATGAAGCTCTTAAGTCCTATCACGAAGATCAAGCAATACATTTGCATGTGAAGTTAGATACGGGTATGGGAAGGTTAGGGGTTAGAACCGAAGCTGAATTAAAAGAAATCGAAACCGTGGTAAACAATGATAAAAGACTAGTTTTACACGGAGTATATACTCACTTTGCAACTGCAGATGAAATAAACACAACATACCTTGAGCAACAATATAGTTTGTTTCAGCAGATGTTAGATTGGTTTGTTGAAAAACCTTCAATGATACATTGTGCAAACAGCGCCGCAGCACTAAGGTTCCCACATCAACTATTTAATGCAATAAGATTCGGTATATCTATGTATGGGCTAACTCCATCTGTAGATATAAAGCCACAATTACCTTTTCCATTGAAGGAAGCTTTTTCTTTGCATAGTCGTTTATCTCATATAAAGCTAGTCTCGCCTGGCAATAGCGTTAGTTATGGCGCAACCTATACGACTAAACAAGAGGAATGGATTGGAACAGTACCAATTGGTTATGCCGATGGCTGGTTACGGAAACTGCGTAACAATGAGGTATTAGTTAACGGAGAGAGAATTCCAATTGTTGGTACAATCTGCATGGACCAAATGATGGTAAAATTAGATAATGAGGTGCCAGTAGGTACTCAAGTAACATTAATTGGTCAACAGCTTAATAACTTTATACAAGTAGATGAGATAGCTGAGCAATTAGATACAATAAATTATGAAGTTACTTGCATGATTAATTACCGTGTTCCACGGCTTTATATTAGGAATAACAGTGTTATTGAAGTGGTAAATCACTTGAAGTAGGATGATGGTTTTATAAAAAAATGCTATTGTAATATAAACTTTATGAATAAAAATACCTTTGCCTAGACGATAATAGATAAGAATTTACTTAGTTACGCTTTGCATCTAAGGTGTTTAGTGGTATGATAAATGTTAGAATGGAATGATAATGTGTAGTGTACTGGTGGAGGTGTATGTTTGTGTCTGAATCTAGCGCAACGACAGAAATATTAATTAGGTTACCGAAAAACTTAGTAAATGAATTAGATGTTCTAGTAAAACAAGAAGAAGGTAATCGAAGTGAGGTTATTTATCAAGCTACAAAAATGTACCTTCGAGAACGCAAGCAGCGTCAAATACGTGAGTCGATGAGACGTGGTTATATGGAGATGGCAAAAATAAATTTAAGCATTGCATCAGAAGCCTTTTTAGCTGAATACGAAGCTGAACATACAGTAGAACGCTTAGTTAGCGGGGGGTAATCGTTTGATTGTTAAACGAGGCGATGTGTATTTTGCTGATTTATCCCCAGTTGTTGGCTCTGAGCAAGGGGGCGTTCGCCCTGTGCTTGTCATTCAGAACGATATAGGCAATCGTTTTAGTCCAACTGTCATAGTAGCTGCTATTACCGCTCAAATACAAAAAGCTAAACTGCCTACACATGTTGAAATAGATGCAAAGCGGTATGATTTTGAACGTGACTCTGTAATACTGTTAGAGCAAGTTCGGACAATCGATAAGCAAAGGTTGACTGATAAGATTACTCATCTAGATGAAGAGATGATGGATAAAGTGGACGAAGCTTTACAAATCAGTTTAGGACTAATTGATTTTTAGATTTTCATATATGGAAAAAAGCCACACTGTAGTGGCTTTTTTATTTTCTTATCTAGGTATTTATCATATGGAAGAGTTCTGCTTAAATTTTAGATAAGAAATTTAGAATATTTTTATAATTTTATGATCATTGTAGGGGGGATCGCATTGACTGTGGAATATACGATGGAAAAGCACTCGATATTAGTGGATTCAATAGCTAGTGAACTAAAAATTTCAACTAAACAAATTAATAATGTTATTTCATTGCTGAATGAAGGTAATACGGTGCCATTTATTGCACGATATCGTAAAGAGCTTACTAATGCTTTGGATGAGGTTCAAATTCGAGCTATTCAAGAGAAATGGACATATTTACAAAATCTCGAGTCGCGTAAAGAGGAAGTTATTCGCTTAATAAGTGAACAGGGGAAGCTTAGTGAAGAACTGAAAAGAAAAATAGAAGAGACGACAAAGCTGCAGCAAGTAGAAGATTTATATCGTCCATACAAGCAGAAAAGGCGTACAAAAGCAACGATTGCTAAGGAAAAAGGTTTGGAGCCTTTCGCAAAGTGGATAATGGATTTTCCGAAAAATGTGAATGTTGAAGACTATGCCCAACAATTCATATCGAAAGAGAAAGAGCTAGTTTCTGTTGAAGAAGTATTACAAGGTGCAAAAGATATTATTGCAGAATGGATATCAGAGGACGCAACTATTAGGCAATGGATTCGTAAAGAAACATTACAAAAAGGTAGAGTTGAATCTTCTGTAAAAGATGAAGCTGCTGATGAAAAAAAGGTATTTGAAATGTATTATGAGTTTGGGGAGTTAATTAATAAAATTGTTCCCCATCGTGTACTCGCTATGAACAGGGGTGAAAAGGAAGAAGTTCTGCGTATTTCAATTAAGCCACCGATAGAACAAATTTTAAGTTATGTACTTAATTCTGTCATAAAACAATCAGACTCTCCTGTTAACATATATGTAACTGAAGCGATTGAGGATAGTTACAAAAGGTTAATTCAACCTTCTATTGAAAGGGAAATCCGCAAAGAGCTTACTGATAAAGCAGAAGACCAAGCGATACATATTTTTTCAGAGAATTTAAGAAACCTGCTACTACAACCTCCGTTGAAAGGTAAGGTTGTGTTAGGTGTTGACCCTGCATATCGAACAGGTTGTAAATTAACTGTTGTAGATGAGACAGGAAAAGTGTTGCATATTGATGTCATTTATCCACATCCCCCAGTGAAAAAAATAACTGAAGCAAAGGATAAAGTCATTTCTACTTTAACAAAGTTCGACGTAGAGATGATTGCAATTGGGAACGGTACTGCCTCAAGAGAAACCGAGCAATTTATCGCCGAGACCATAAAGGAAA
This window harbors:
- a CDS encoding outer membrane lipoprotein carrier protein LolA, which translates into the protein MRKIVWLFFVLSVLLALVGCGNKSQEDVVNALDSKVEDMKGYKTEAKMTIQTGDEPQVYDVEIWHQKPDNYRVNLRNTERDQSQMILRNDEGVFVLTPALNKSYRFQSDWPNNSSQPYLYESIVNDIMQDTEATFEAKDQFYVFETKTNYQNHKMLPRQEITINKKDLSPSVVKVMDPDYKPLITIEFGKMEFNPSFDEDAFDTKKNMTAARLDDLSIVSSTDLSFPVYYPSDQLVGVTQQEEVTVETENGKRIIMTYGGEKSYTLIQEQAFDVPAMSAATIMNGDIVSLGDFTIGALTNNSLTWTYNGVDFMLASEDLTQDEMIMIASSVKNQSIK
- the alr gene encoding alanine racemase, whose protein sequence is MSTFHRDTWVEINLDHIHDNVQAMRNHIADDVQIIAVVKANAYGHGYTQVARTALEAGATMLAVAFMDEAIFLRKHGIQAPILVMGATRPEDLSDAIKFNVIITIFQADWLHEALKSYHEDQAIHLHVKLDTGMGRLGVRTEAELKEIETVVNNDKRLVLHGVYTHFATADEINTTYLEQQYSLFQQMLDWFVEKPSMIHCANSAAALRFPHQLFNAIRFGISMYGLTPSVDIKPQLPFPLKEAFSLHSRLSHIKLVSPGNSVSYGATYTTKQEEWIGTVPIGYADGWLRKLRNNEVLVNGERIPIVGTICMDQMMVKLDNEVPVGTQVTLIGQQLNNFIQVDEIAEQLDTINYEVTCMINYRVPRLYIRNNSVIEVVNHLK
- a CDS encoding CopG family ribbon-helix-helix protein, which gives rise to MSESSATTEILIRLPKNLVNELDVLVKQEEGNRSEVIYQATKMYLRERKQRQIRESMRRGYMEMAKINLSIASEAFLAEYEAEHTVERLVSGG
- the ndoA gene encoding type II toxin-antitoxin system endoribonuclease NdoA, translated to MIVKRGDVYFADLSPVVGSEQGGVRPVLVIQNDIGNRFSPTVIVAAITAQIQKAKLPTHVEIDAKRYDFERDSVILLEQVRTIDKQRLTDKITHLDEEMMDKVDEALQISLGLIDF
- a CDS encoding Tex family protein produces the protein MEKHSILVDSIASELKISTKQINNVISLLNEGNTVPFIARYRKELTNALDEVQIRAIQEKWTYLQNLESRKEEVIRLISEQGKLSEELKRKIEETTKLQQVEDLYRPYKQKRRTKATIAKEKGLEPFAKWIMDFPKNVNVEDYAQQFISKEKELVSVEEVLQGAKDIIAEWISEDATIRQWIRKETLQKGRVESSVKDEAADEKKVFEMYYEFGELINKIVPHRVLAMNRGEKEEVLRISIKPPIEQILSYVLNSVIKQSDSPVNIYVTEAIEDSYKRLIQPSIEREIRKELTDKAEDQAIHIFSENLRNLLLQPPLKGKVVLGVDPAYRTGCKLTVVDETGKVLHIDVIYPHPPVKKITEAKDKVISTLTKFDVEMIAIGNGTASRETEQFIAETIKETNSDIYYLIVNEAGASVYSASDLAREEFPELQVEERSAISIARRLQDPLAELVKIDPKSVGVGQYQHDVSQKKLNDSLTFVVETVVNQVGVNVNTASPSLLQYVAGLSKTVAKNIVKQREGSGKFSNRSELKNIPRLGSKTYEQCIGFLRINDGDSPLDRTSIHPESYEVTRLLLERLGLTIDQIGSGELIQAMGKVSIDEMSVELSVGKLTLKDIVEALKRPERDPRDDLPTPLLKKDVLQLEDLEKGMELQGTIRNVVDFGAFVDIGVKQDGLVHISKLSNRFVKHPLDVVAVGDVVTVWVDDVDEKKGRVSLTMLGAN